A genome region from Arthrobacter sp. SLBN-100 includes the following:
- a CDS encoding LysR family transcriptional regulator codes for MFTFDQLAGFIAVAEELHFGRAAERLNMTQPPLSRQIQKLEKIIGAELLERDNRKVQLTSAGQAFLDEARRLMALAERAPVTARRIASGRSGILRIGFTAASGFSILGPLLEELAGIIPEVDIDLQELVTGDQLSGLLTGELDLGLARPPFDKETFDSHLLYRESLVMAAPTGHPLTLLGRDIIPEDFKDEPLIMHSPTQARYFYDLVVRMLPIRHANVVHTVSQILTMVSLVSANRGVAFVPHSATLLGIKGVEFLPLAVGEGEQVELHALWNRRITNPALLRLLRDLEFSME; via the coding sequence ATGTTTACTTTCGACCAGTTGGCCGGATTCATCGCCGTGGCCGAGGAACTGCATTTCGGCCGGGCCGCCGAGCGCCTGAACATGACCCAGCCGCCACTGAGCCGACAGATCCAGAAACTGGAAAAGATCATCGGGGCGGAACTGCTGGAGCGCGACAACAGGAAAGTCCAGCTGACGTCCGCCGGGCAGGCGTTCCTGGATGAGGCCCGGCGCCTGATGGCCCTGGCCGAACGGGCTCCGGTGACCGCCCGCCGCATCGCGTCAGGGCGCTCCGGCATCCTTCGCATCGGCTTCACCGCGGCCAGCGGCTTCAGCATCCTGGGGCCGCTGCTCGAAGAGCTCGCGGGAATCATCCCGGAAGTGGACATCGACCTTCAGGAACTGGTGACGGGAGATCAGCTCAGCGGCCTGCTGACCGGAGAGCTCGACCTTGGCCTGGCCCGTCCACCATTCGACAAGGAGACCTTCGATTCCCACCTGCTGTACCGGGAGTCCCTGGTCATGGCGGCCCCCACCGGACATCCGTTGACGCTGCTGGGCCGGGACATCATCCCGGAGGACTTCAAAGACGAACCCCTGATCATGCATTCACCCACCCAGGCCCGCTACTTCTACGACCTCGTGGTGCGGATGCTGCCGATCCGGCACGCCAATGTTGTGCATACCGTCAGCCAGATCCTCACCATGGTGTCGCTGGTTTCGGCCAACCGGGGAGTGGCCTTCGTGCCCCATTCCGCCACCCTGCTGGGCATCAAGGGTGTGGAGTTCCTGCCACTTGCAGTGGGCGAAGGTGAACAGGTGGAACTGCATGCACTCTGGAACCGCAGGATCACCAACCCTGCACTGTTACGCCTCCTGCGGGACCTGGAGTTCTCGATGGAGTAG
- a CDS encoding MFS transporter — protein sequence MMSVDNAVADVASATKKFFKRVLPIMLVMLVCNQLNRSNIGYAQDHLQADVGIGAAAYGFGAGLFFIAYAIFEVPSNVMMEKYGAKVWLTRIMVSWGAVSFLMAFVQNETMFYVLRFLLGAAEAGFFPAVIFYFARWVPAGQRGKATAVFIAGSSIAAAISGPIAGMLLSLHGALGLRGWQWLFGFEGILSVVVGITVFFLLDARIKDAKWLTVSEKDALSQAIADEDAQHATTDGGRINRWKMLLNPQILLLCGIYFSVQLSIYANTFWLPSIIKQIPGTTDLTVGFLSSIPWICAVFAMYFAAKWQDKAKSKRPLLVAALLVAAIGTLAAAVASPVMALVFLAIAAMGFKSASPLFWTIPQSGLHPLVLAPAIAIINSLGNLGGFVAPFGFGIIKEQTGSVIPGLFALAAASTIAAGLVYFLKEGRSETEPAAEAQDRSVEAPVPSRA from the coding sequence ATGATGTCTGTGGACAATGCTGTCGCGGACGTGGCCTCGGCCACGAAGAAATTCTTCAAGCGCGTGTTGCCGATCATGCTGGTCATGCTGGTCTGCAACCAGCTGAACCGGTCAAACATTGGCTACGCGCAGGACCACCTCCAGGCAGACGTTGGCATCGGTGCCGCCGCCTACGGATTCGGTGCCGGGCTGTTCTTTATCGCCTACGCAATTTTTGAGGTTCCCAGCAATGTGATGATGGAGAAGTACGGCGCCAAGGTCTGGCTGACCAGGATCATGGTCAGCTGGGGCGCCGTTTCCTTCCTGATGGCGTTTGTGCAGAACGAAACCATGTTCTACGTCCTGCGCTTCCTGCTGGGCGCCGCGGAAGCGGGCTTCTTCCCCGCCGTCATCTTCTACTTCGCCCGCTGGGTTCCGGCGGGCCAGCGTGGCAAGGCCACAGCGGTCTTCATCGCCGGCTCGTCCATTGCCGCCGCCATTTCCGGACCCATCGCCGGGATGCTGCTCAGCCTCCACGGCGCCCTTGGCCTGCGCGGCTGGCAGTGGCTCTTCGGCTTCGAAGGCATTCTGTCCGTCGTCGTCGGCATCACCGTGTTCTTCCTCCTGGACGCCAGAATCAAGGACGCCAAGTGGCTCACCGTCTCCGAAAAGGACGCCCTGTCCCAGGCCATCGCCGATGAGGACGCCCAGCACGCCACGACCGACGGCGGAAGGATCAACCGCTGGAAGATGCTCCTGAACCCGCAGATCCTGCTGCTGTGCGGCATCTACTTCTCGGTGCAGCTGTCCATCTATGCAAATACGTTCTGGCTCCCGAGCATCATCAAACAGATTCCCGGCACCACCGACCTCACTGTCGGATTCCTCTCCTCGATCCCGTGGATCTGCGCCGTGTTCGCCATGTACTTTGCGGCCAAGTGGCAGGACAAGGCCAAGTCCAAGCGCCCGCTGCTGGTGGCCGCGCTCCTGGTCGCCGCAATCGGCACGTTGGCGGCCGCGGTCGCGTCCCCCGTTATGGCCCTGGTGTTCCTGGCCATCGCCGCCATGGGCTTCAAGAGCGCTTCCCCGCTGTTCTGGACCATCCCGCAGTCGGGGCTGCACCCCCTGGTCCTGGCCCCGGCGATTGCCATCATCAACTCGCTGGGAAACCTGGGCGGGTTCGTGGCTCCGTTCGGCTTCGGCATCATCAAGGAGCAGACCGGAAGTGTCATCCCTGGCCTCTTCGCCCTTGCTGCCGCGTCCACCATCGCCGCCGGCCTGGTGTACTTCCTGAAGGAAGGGCGCAGTGAAACGGAGCCGGCCGCCGAGGCCCAGGACCGCAGCGTCGAGGCTCCGGTCCCCAGCCGGGCCTAG
- a CDS encoding peptide chain release factor 3 — protein sequence MSQDVLTPARISEIHKEAGRRRTFAVISHPDAGKSTLTEALALHAKVIGTAGASSGKANRKETVSDWMQMEKDRGISISSAALQFSYRDTVINLLDTPGHADFSEDTYRVLAAVDCAVMLVDAAKGLETQTMKLFEVCKQRNLPIITVINKWDRPGLDALALMDEITERTGLQPMPLTWAVGISGDFRGVWDLRNDRFARFQRNNAGAQIAITEYFTPEEAAETQGSNWSDAVDEAGLVIESNLEFDVEAFHAGKATPILFSSAALNFGVKELLDALVDFAPPAASRPDIDGNPRPVESPFSGFVFKVQAGMNKAHRDHVAFIRVCSGVFERGMVVTQTRTGKSFATKYAQQVFGREREVIDEAYPGDVVGLVNASSLRVGDSLFLEEAVEYPAIPLFAPEHFQVARSKDPSKFKQFRRGIEQLEHEGVIQLLRSDLRGDQAPVLAAVGPMQFEVVEDRMAHDFSAPMRLERLPYSLARISTADAMPALANVPGAEVLLRSDGEYLALFNDVWALRRIEKNHPDLTLVPIGTHNPAK from the coding sequence GTGTCCCAAGATGTCCTCACCCCCGCCCGGATCTCGGAGATTCACAAAGAGGCAGGCCGACGCAGGACCTTTGCTGTCATTTCCCACCCGGACGCCGGCAAGTCCACGCTCACTGAAGCGCTTGCCCTGCATGCCAAGGTGATCGGCACTGCCGGTGCCTCCAGCGGCAAGGCCAACCGCAAGGAAACCGTCTCGGACTGGATGCAGATGGAGAAGGACCGCGGCATCTCCATCAGCTCGGCGGCGCTGCAGTTCTCCTACCGGGACACCGTCATCAACCTCCTGGACACCCCCGGCCACGCCGACTTCTCCGAGGACACCTACCGCGTGCTCGCCGCCGTCGACTGCGCCGTGATGCTGGTGGACGCCGCCAAGGGCCTGGAAACCCAGACCATGAAGCTGTTCGAGGTCTGCAAGCAGCGCAACCTGCCCATCATCACGGTCATCAACAAGTGGGACCGCCCCGGCCTGGACGCGCTGGCCCTGATGGACGAAATCACCGAGCGCACCGGCCTGCAGCCGATGCCCCTGACCTGGGCCGTGGGCATCTCCGGCGACTTCCGCGGAGTGTGGGACCTGCGCAACGACCGCTTTGCCCGCTTCCAGCGCAACAACGCCGGTGCGCAGATCGCCATCACCGAATACTTCACGCCGGAGGAAGCAGCCGAAACCCAGGGCAGCAACTGGTCCGACGCAGTGGACGAGGCCGGGCTGGTGATCGAGTCCAACCTTGAGTTCGATGTCGAGGCCTTCCACGCCGGCAAGGCCACGCCCATCCTGTTCAGCTCCGCCGCGCTCAATTTCGGCGTCAAGGAACTGCTGGATGCGCTGGTGGACTTCGCCCCGCCCGCAGCGTCCCGCCCGGATATCGACGGCAACCCCCGCCCGGTTGAGTCCCCCTTCTCCGGCTTCGTCTTCAAGGTCCAGGCAGGAATGAACAAGGCCCACCGGGACCACGTGGCCTTCATCCGTGTCTGCTCCGGCGTCTTTGAACGCGGCATGGTGGTCACCCAGACCCGCACCGGCAAGTCCTTTGCCACGAAGTATGCGCAGCAGGTGTTCGGCCGCGAACGCGAAGTCATCGACGAGGCGTACCCCGGGGACGTGGTGGGCCTGGTCAACGCTTCCTCGCTGCGCGTGGGCGACAGCCTGTTCCTGGAAGAAGCAGTGGAATACCCGGCCATCCCGCTGTTCGCCCCTGAGCACTTCCAGGTGGCCCGGTCCAAGGACCCCAGCAAGTTCAAGCAGTTCCGCCGCGGTATTGAACAGCTCGAGCACGAGGGCGTCATCCAGCTGCTCCGCTCCGACCTCCGCGGTGACCAGGCTCCGGTGCTTGCCGCCGTCGGCCCCATGCAGTTCGAGGTGGTGGAGGACCGCATGGCGCACGACTTCAGCGCCCCCATGCGGCTGGAACGGCTGCCCTACTCCCTGGCGAGGATTTCGACGGCGGATGCCATGCCCGCCCTGGCCAACGTACCGGGCGCCGAGGTGCTTTTGCGGTCCGACGGCGAATACCTGGCCCTGTTCAACGATGTCTGGGCACTGCGCAGGATCGAAAAGAACCATCCCGACCTCACCCTGGTGCCCATCGGCACGCACAACCCAGCAAAGTAG
- a CDS encoding beta-ketoacyl-[acyl-carrier-protein] synthase family protein: MSAGNPRALITGVGTVNPLGSSVPETWSALVSGTSGIAPLEAEWAEQLPVKMAGQVTADLSGHLSTREMKRMDRCGQLALIAAREAWKQAGAPEVDPERFAVVIGSAYGGLGSTLEQDRTLAESGPRKVSPHTLTRLMVNGPAAWVSIDLGARGGARTPVSACASGAEAIVQAAEMIRSGAADVVIAGGVDASVNDLVITGFSQIRALSTRNEDPQRASRPFDGGRDGFVLAEGAGVVVLESEEHARARGAAVLGAVAGGSVTSDANDIVAADPAMQRRVMQKALESAGLAAEDIGFVHAHATSTPVGDKLEGQAINAIFGAGIPVTSTKGHTGHLLGGAGALAAVVVVEALRTGMLPGTLNVEAVDPEVQLNVVTEDVRHLQPGTPSAGLVNAFGFGGHSVALVITGS, encoded by the coding sequence ATGTCTGCAGGAAACCCCCGCGCGCTCATTACCGGCGTCGGCACCGTCAACCCTCTCGGATCCTCCGTGCCCGAAACCTGGTCCGCCCTGGTGTCGGGTACGTCCGGCATTGCACCGCTCGAGGCCGAGTGGGCGGAACAGCTGCCGGTGAAGATGGCAGGCCAGGTCACCGCGGACCTCTCCGGGCACCTCAGTACCCGCGAGATGAAGCGCATGGACCGCTGCGGGCAGTTGGCGCTGATCGCTGCACGGGAAGCCTGGAAGCAGGCCGGCGCCCCCGAAGTTGATCCGGAGCGCTTCGCCGTGGTGATCGGCTCAGCCTACGGCGGGCTGGGCTCTACGCTGGAACAGGACCGGACCCTTGCCGAATCCGGCCCGCGCAAGGTCTCGCCGCACACCCTCACCCGCCTGATGGTCAATGGCCCGGCGGCTTGGGTGTCCATCGATCTCGGTGCCCGCGGTGGCGCCCGGACGCCGGTCAGCGCGTGCGCCTCCGGGGCAGAGGCGATTGTCCAGGCAGCCGAGATGATCCGCTCCGGTGCGGCCGACGTCGTGATTGCCGGCGGCGTTGACGCTTCAGTCAACGACCTCGTAATCACCGGCTTCTCCCAGATCCGGGCTCTGTCCACCCGCAATGAGGATCCGCAGCGGGCATCGCGGCCGTTCGACGGCGGCCGGGACGGCTTTGTGCTCGCGGAGGGCGCCGGCGTGGTGGTGCTCGAGAGCGAAGAGCACGCCCGCGCCCGGGGCGCAGCGGTGCTGGGGGCAGTGGCCGGGGGATCGGTGACCTCCGACGCGAACGACATTGTTGCCGCCGATCCTGCCATGCAGCGCCGGGTCATGCAGAAGGCCCTTGAATCCGCGGGTTTGGCCGCCGAAGATATCGGCTTTGTGCACGCCCACGCCACGTCCACCCCTGTGGGAGACAAGCTTGAGGGCCAGGCCATCAACGCCATCTTCGGCGCCGGCATCCCGGTGACTTCCACCAAGGGGCATACCGGCCACCTGCTGGGCGGCGCGGGGGCGCTGGCCGCCGTCGTGGTGGTGGAAGCCCTGCGGACCGGAATGCTGCCGGGGACCCTCAACGTGGAGGCTGTGGACCCCGAAGTGCAGCTTAACGTCGTCACCGAAGACGTCCGCCATCTTCAGCCAGGTACTCCCTCGGCCGGCTTGGTGAATGCCTTCGGTTTCGGCGGGCACAGCGTTGCCCTGGTGATCACGGGCTCATAG
- the kdgD gene encoding 5-dehydro-4-deoxyglucarate dehydratase — MAKHSPQELADILKEGLLSFPVTSFDAGLQFDEENYRKHLAWQASFPVAGLFAAGGTGEGFSLTPAESAHVVRTAVEEVGGRVPVLASAGGSTAQAIENAKAAEAAGAEGILLLPPYLTEADQAGLVEHVSAVCRASSLGVIIYNRANAIYKDTTVATLADRHENLIGFKDGVGDLEHDARVYAKLGDRLFYLGGLPTAETFALPLLQLGMSTYSSAMYNFVPQFALDFYQDVRNNDRVAVNKKLNDFVIPYLDIRDRVKGYSVSIVKAGLDAIGRSAGPVRPPLQNLAEQDFADLKALIATVS; from the coding sequence GTGGCAAAGCATTCACCCCAGGAACTGGCGGACATTCTCAAGGAAGGCCTGCTGTCCTTCCCCGTGACCTCATTCGACGCCGGGCTGCAGTTCGATGAGGAAAACTACCGCAAGCACCTGGCGTGGCAGGCGAGCTTCCCGGTTGCCGGCCTCTTCGCCGCCGGCGGCACAGGCGAAGGCTTTTCGCTGACGCCGGCGGAGTCCGCCCATGTAGTCCGCACTGCCGTGGAGGAAGTGGGCGGCCGCGTTCCTGTGCTCGCCTCCGCCGGCGGGTCCACTGCCCAGGCCATCGAGAACGCGAAGGCCGCCGAAGCTGCCGGTGCCGAAGGCATCCTCCTGTTGCCCCCGTACCTGACCGAAGCGGACCAGGCCGGCCTGGTTGAGCACGTCAGCGCAGTGTGCCGTGCCTCGTCCCTGGGCGTCATCATCTACAACCGGGCCAACGCCATCTACAAGGACACCACGGTGGCCACGCTGGCTGACCGGCACGAAAACCTCATCGGCTTCAAGGACGGCGTGGGAGACCTCGAGCACGACGCCCGCGTCTACGCCAAACTCGGCGACCGGCTCTTCTACCTCGGCGGCCTGCCCACCGCCGAAACCTTCGCGCTTCCCCTGCTGCAGCTCGGCATGAGCACCTACTCCAGCGCCATGTACAACTTCGTCCCGCAGTTCGCCCTGGACTTCTACCAGGACGTGCGCAACAACGACCGCGTGGCCGTCAACAAGAAGCTCAATGACTTTGTGATCCCGTACCTGGACATCCGCGACCGCGTCAAGGGATACTCCGTGTCCATCGTCAAGGCGGGGCTCGACGCCATCGGCCGCTCCGCAGGCCCGGTCCGCCCGCCATTGCAGAACCTTGCGGAGCAGGATTTCGCGGACCTCAAAGCCCTCATCGCCACCGTCTCCTAA
- a CDS encoding aldehyde dehydrogenase (NADP(+)) codes for MTLTGHSLIAGQPVIGEGKTAFGFNPATNEQLDPAYSLITGDQLAEATAAAAAAYPSFSTLDPEIHAAFLETIADNIEAIGEELIIRAGQETGLPAARLTGERARTTGQLRLFAAVVRQGDFRGVRVDPALPERTPLPRADIRQRQIPLGPVAVFGASNFPLAFSTAGGDTASALAAGCPVVFKAHNAHPGTGELVGQAVVKAVKDCGLHPGVFSLVYGPGSSIGQALVADPAIKAVGFTGSQSAGIALMRTAAARREPIPVYAEMSSLNPVFVFPGALNGSAEQIDALAQQYVTAVTGSSGQLCTSPGLLFAPEGEPGDKLAAAVGRAVSACAGQTMLTEGIAGSWNAGTEALGSAAGVDLIGQGLAGATKNAPAPTIFGTQVKEFVSNSVLHEEIFGAASLVIRYGSVEELIAAANRLEGQLTASLQLTEEDYPTAAPLIPALEQKVGRIIVNGWPTGVEVGHAMVHGGPFPATSDSRTTSVGTLAINRFLRPVAYQNLPQELLPVPLQDANPWHLNRRIDGDVVPAAEKAEVGA; via the coding sequence GTGACCCTCACCGGACACTCCCTGATCGCCGGACAGCCCGTCATTGGCGAAGGGAAAACAGCCTTCGGCTTCAATCCCGCCACCAATGAACAGCTCGATCCCGCCTACTCCCTGATTACAGGGGACCAGCTCGCGGAGGCCACCGCCGCCGCGGCCGCCGCCTACCCATCCTTCTCCACCCTGGACCCGGAAATCCACGCCGCTTTCCTGGAGACCATCGCGGACAACATTGAGGCCATTGGCGAGGAACTGATCATCCGCGCCGGCCAGGAAACAGGCCTGCCCGCGGCGCGGCTGACCGGCGAACGCGCCCGCACCACCGGCCAGCTGCGGCTCTTCGCGGCGGTCGTCCGCCAGGGCGACTTCCGCGGCGTCCGCGTGGACCCGGCCCTGCCCGAACGCACTCCCCTGCCCCGGGCGGACATCCGCCAGCGCCAGATCCCGCTCGGCCCCGTCGCGGTCTTCGGCGCCAGCAACTTCCCGCTGGCCTTCTCGACGGCGGGCGGAGACACCGCCTCGGCCCTCGCCGCCGGCTGCCCCGTAGTCTTCAAGGCGCACAACGCCCACCCCGGCACGGGTGAACTTGTTGGCCAGGCCGTGGTCAAAGCGGTCAAGGACTGCGGCCTCCACCCCGGAGTCTTTTCCCTGGTTTACGGCCCGGGCAGCAGCATTGGCCAGGCCCTCGTGGCAGACCCTGCCATCAAGGCCGTGGGTTTCACCGGCTCACAAAGTGCCGGCATCGCACTGATGCGCACCGCTGCCGCACGCCGCGAGCCCATCCCGGTATACGCGGAGATGTCATCGCTGAACCCTGTGTTCGTGTTCCCGGGCGCCCTGAACGGCTCCGCCGAACAAATTGATGCCCTGGCGCAGCAGTATGTCACCGCCGTCACCGGCAGTTCCGGCCAGCTGTGCACCTCCCCCGGCCTGCTGTTCGCCCCCGAAGGTGAACCGGGCGATAAACTCGCTGCCGCCGTCGGCCGCGCTGTATCTGCCTGCGCAGGCCAGACGATGCTCACCGAAGGCATCGCCGGCTCATGGAATGCCGGCACCGAAGCACTGGGCAGCGCAGCAGGCGTGGACCTCATCGGCCAGGGCCTCGCGGGGGCGACCAAGAACGCCCCGGCGCCCACCATCTTCGGCACCCAGGTCAAAGAGTTCGTGTCCAACTCCGTCCTCCATGAGGAGATCTTCGGCGCCGCCAGCCTCGTCATCCGCTACGGATCCGTGGAAGAACTCATCGCGGCCGCCAACCGGCTCGAAGGACAGCTCACCGCGTCCCTGCAGCTCACCGAAGAGGACTACCCGACGGCGGCCCCCCTGATTCCTGCCCTCGAGCAGAAAGTGGGGCGCATCATCGTCAACGGCTGGCCCACCGGCGTGGAAGTAGGCCACGCCATGGTCCACGGCGGCCCCTTCCCCGCTACCTCCGACTCCCGCACCACCTCGGTGGGAACCCTCGCCATCAACCGCTTCCTCCGCCCCGTCGCCTACCAGAACCTGCCCCAGGAATTGCTGCCCGTCCCGCTGCAGGACGCCAACCCCTGGCACCTCAACCGTCGGATCGACGGCGACGTAGTTCCCGCTGCGGAGAAGGCCGAGGTAGGAGCATGA
- a CDS encoding A/G-specific adenine glycosylase, with translation MLQQTPVVRVLPVWHEWLKRWPTPAGLAGEPAGEAVRSWGRLGYPRRALRLHAAAVAIVQDHAGKVPDTYAELLALPGVGSYTAAAVAAFAFGRRETVVDTNIRRVHARLISGAALPAPALTAAEMRLAAQLLPDDDGTSARWNAAVMELGALVCTARAPKCGGCPVRDSCAWRAAGEPRPSYIPKGQAWHGTDRQVRGAVMAVLRVAEAPVPAEMFQREPADLGFAPEGIGVPLAALYRLGSAPEQLDRALSGLLADGLAEVHNGGYRLPA, from the coding sequence ATGCTGCAGCAAACCCCCGTGGTCCGGGTACTGCCCGTCTGGCATGAGTGGCTGAAGCGCTGGCCCACCCCGGCTGGCCTGGCGGGGGAACCCGCCGGAGAGGCAGTGCGGTCCTGGGGCAGGCTTGGTTATCCGCGCCGGGCGCTGCGGCTGCACGCGGCAGCAGTTGCAATTGTCCAGGACCATGCTGGCAAGGTTCCTGACACCTACGCCGAATTGCTGGCGTTGCCCGGAGTAGGCAGTTACACGGCAGCAGCTGTGGCGGCCTTCGCCTTCGGGCGGCGCGAAACCGTGGTGGACACCAATATCAGGCGGGTCCACGCCAGACTGATCTCCGGCGCGGCGCTTCCCGCCCCTGCCCTGACGGCCGCGGAGATGCGGCTCGCCGCCCAGCTCCTTCCGGACGACGACGGCACATCAGCCCGCTGGAACGCTGCAGTGATGGAGTTGGGGGCGCTGGTCTGTACAGCCCGAGCACCCAAGTGCGGCGGCTGTCCCGTCCGGGACTCCTGTGCCTGGCGGGCTGCAGGCGAGCCGCGGCCGTCGTACATCCCCAAGGGACAGGCCTGGCACGGCACTGACCGCCAGGTGCGCGGAGCCGTGATGGCCGTACTCCGCGTGGCGGAGGCGCCGGTGCCTGCGGAGATGTTCCAGCGGGAGCCGGCGGATCTGGGGTTCGCGCCGGAGGGAATCGGCGTGCCGCTGGCAGCCCTCTACAGGCTTGGCTCAGCTCCTGAGCAACTGGACCGGGCGCTGAGCGGGCTGCTTGCCGACGGCCTCGCCGAAGTGCACAACGGCGGATACCGGCTCCCCGCCTAG
- the disA gene encoding DNA integrity scanning diadenylate cyclase DisA produces the protein MARSPEESLRATLARVAPGTPLRDGLERILRGRTGALIVLGSDRTIDSICSGGFDIGIDFSPTRLRELAKMDGAIICDKDAGNILRAAVQLVPDSSIETQESGTRHRTAERVAIQTGVPVISVSQSMQIIALYVNGLRHVLEGSENVLARANQALATLERYRSRLDQVTSSLSALEIEAMVTIRDVAVTLQRQEMVRRISEEISQYVLELGEDGRLLSLQLDELTVGRGPGSDVIIRDYASPTASAEDIEKAVNELVNLGPTELIDLGKISSIVGFAGGEANLDAVVQPRGYRLLSGLKAVPKAVADRLVDHFGGLQFLMAATIDDLMTVDGIGDQRARTVREGLSRMAEASLLDRFL, from the coding sequence ATGGCGCGGAGCCCCGAAGAATCTCTCAGGGCAACCCTGGCCAGAGTGGCACCCGGAACCCCGCTCCGCGACGGGCTGGAGCGGATCCTCCGGGGACGGACCGGTGCGTTGATCGTCCTGGGTTCGGACCGGACCATCGACTCCATCTGCTCGGGTGGTTTCGATATCGGTATCGATTTCTCCCCCACCCGGCTCCGTGAACTCGCCAAGATGGATGGTGCCATCATCTGCGACAAGGACGCCGGCAATATCCTCCGCGCCGCCGTCCAGCTTGTCCCCGATTCCAGCATCGAAACCCAGGAATCCGGCACCCGCCACCGCACAGCCGAACGCGTGGCAATCCAAACGGGCGTACCCGTCATCTCGGTCAGCCAGTCCATGCAGATCATCGCCCTTTACGTGAACGGCCTGCGCCATGTCCTGGAGGGATCCGAAAACGTCCTGGCCCGCGCCAACCAGGCCCTCGCCACCCTGGAACGTTACCGGTCCCGCCTGGACCAGGTCACCAGTTCGCTTTCCGCCCTGGAAATCGAAGCCATGGTGACGATAAGGGATGTCGCTGTCACCCTCCAGCGGCAGGAAATGGTCCGCCGCATCTCTGAGGAAATCTCGCAGTACGTCCTGGAACTGGGCGAGGACGGCCGCCTCCTGTCGCTCCAGCTCGATGAGCTCACAGTTGGCCGGGGCCCCGGAAGCGACGTGATCATCCGCGATTACGCCAGCCCCACCGCTTCCGCCGAGGACATCGAAAAAGCAGTCAACGAACTGGTGAACCTGGGTCCGACGGAGCTGATTGACCTGGGCAAGATCTCCAGCATCGTGGGGTTTGCGGGCGGCGAAGCAAACCTGGACGCCGTTGTGCAGCCACGGGGTTACCGCCTGCTCTCGGGCCTCAAAGCAGTTCCGAAGGCTGTTGCGGACCGCCTGGTGGACCACTTCGGCGGCCTCCAGTTCCTCATGGCGGCTACCATCGACGACCTCATGACCGTGGACGGCATCGGCGACCAGCGTGCCCGCACAGTGCGCGAAGGCCTTAGCCGGATGGCAGAAGCCAGCCTGCTGGACCGCTTCCTCTAG
- a CDS encoding enolase C-terminal domain-like protein, with protein MSNQPTISRIEVVPVAGHDSMLMNLSGAHGPFFTRNIVIITDSDGRTGLGEVPGGEKIRTTIEEAGALISGQPVARYRSLLREVAAEFADRDAGGRGLQTFDLRTTVHAVTAVESALLDLHGQFLGVPVAELLGDGQQRSSVPMLGYLFFVGDHARTDMPYLVEDAPADRWEKLRRQEAMTPDAVVALAEAAQERYGFSDFKLKGGVLSGDDEVDVVTALAKRFPDARVTLDPNGGWLLDEAIRLGKRMQGVVAYAEDPCGAEGRFSGREVMTEFRRATGLKTATNMIATDWREMSHAIRSNAVDIPLADPHFWTMHGSVRVAQMCHEFGLTWGSHSNNHFDISLAMFTHTGAAAPGEITALDTHWIWQDGQGLTREPLQIKGGAIEVPDAPGLGIELDREALDKAHQLYLAHGLDARDDSVGMQYYIDGWSFDPKRPCLVR; from the coding sequence ATGAGCAACCAGCCCACCATCTCCCGCATCGAAGTAGTGCCGGTAGCGGGCCATGACAGCATGCTGATGAACCTCAGCGGCGCGCACGGCCCCTTCTTCACCCGAAACATCGTCATCATCACCGACTCGGACGGCCGCACCGGCCTGGGCGAGGTCCCCGGCGGCGAGAAGATCCGCACCACCATCGAGGAAGCCGGCGCCCTGATCAGCGGCCAGCCGGTGGCCAGGTACCGCTCGCTGCTGCGGGAGGTCGCCGCCGAGTTCGCCGACCGCGACGCCGGAGGCCGTGGCCTGCAGACCTTCGACCTGCGCACCACGGTGCACGCCGTGACCGCCGTCGAGTCCGCACTGCTGGACCTGCACGGCCAGTTCCTCGGCGTACCGGTAGCGGAACTGCTTGGTGACGGGCAGCAGCGCAGCTCTGTGCCCATGCTCGGTTACCTGTTCTTCGTCGGCGACCACGCCCGCACTGACATGCCCTACCTCGTGGAGGACGCCCCGGCTGACCGGTGGGAAAAACTCCGGCGCCAGGAAGCAATGACGCCGGACGCCGTCGTCGCACTGGCCGAAGCGGCCCAGGAACGGTACGGTTTCAGCGACTTCAAGCTCAAGGGCGGTGTGCTGTCCGGCGACGATGAGGTGGACGTTGTCACGGCCCTCGCCAAGCGCTTCCCCGACGCCAGGGTAACCCTCGATCCGAACGGCGGCTGGCTCCTGGATGAAGCCATCCGGCTGGGCAAGCGCATGCAGGGCGTAGTGGCCTACGCGGAGGACCCCTGTGGCGCCGAAGGCCGCTTCTCCGGCCGGGAGGTCATGACGGAGTTCCGCAGGGCCACCGGGCTGAAGACGGCCACCAACATGATCGCCACCGACTGGCGCGAGATGTCGCACGCCATCCGCAGCAACGCCGTCGACATTCCGCTGGCCGATCCGCACTTCTGGACCATGCACGGCTCGGTCCGCGTGGCGCAGATGTGCCACGAGTTCGGCCTCACCTGGGGTTCGCACTCGAACAACCACTTCGACATCTCGCTGGCAATGTTCACCCACACGGGCGCTGCGGCTCCGGGCGAGATCACGGCGCTGGACACGCACTGGATCTGGCAGGACGGCCAGGGTCTTACCAGGGAACCGCTGCAGATCAAGGGCGGCGCCATCGAAGTTCCGGACGCCCCCGGCCTCGGCATCGAACTGGACCGCGAGGCCTTGGACAAGGCCCACCAGCTGTACCTTGCGCACGGCCTTGACGCGCGTGACGACAGCGTCGGCATGCAGTACTACATCGACGGTTGGTCCTTCGATCCGAAGCGGCCCTGCCTCGTTCGGTAG